In one window of Bacteroidota bacterium DNA:
- the pstB gene encoding phosphate ABC transporter ATP-binding protein PstB, with the protein MSSTIEHKEKAKEDQFNDLAPEAFKIEAINTDVFYGQFHAIKNVSIGMKENSVTAFIGPSGCGKSTFLRLFNRMNDYIDSFSMKGIIKLDGKEITGKKVDVEQLRKDVGMVFQKPNPFPKSIYNNVSYGLKIQGIKDKAFINERVQTALTLADLWNEVKDNLKKPALALSGGQQQRLCIARTLAVEPSVILMDEPTSALDPISTAKIEDLIFQLREKYTIVIVTHNMQQAGRISDETAFFYMGKLIENGPTQKIFTNPENERTENYISGRFG; encoded by the coding sequence ATGAGCTCAACAATAGAACACAAGGAGAAAGCTAAAGAAGATCAATTCAATGATTTGGCACCGGAGGCATTTAAGATAGAAGCTATAAATACGGACGTGTTTTACGGGCAATTCCATGCGATAAAAAATGTTTCTATCGGAATGAAAGAGAATTCGGTTACGGCCTTTATAGGTCCATCGGGCTGTGGAAAATCTACCTTCCTCAGGCTATTTAATAGAATGAATGATTACATTGATTCTTTTAGCATGAAAGGTATAATCAAATTAGACGGAAAAGAGATTACAGGTAAAAAAGTAGATGTAGAACAACTCAGGAAAGATGTTGGCATGGTATTTCAAAAGCCGAACCCTTTTCCTAAATCTATATACAACAATGTATCCTATGGATTAAAAATTCAAGGAATTAAAGACAAGGCTTTTATTAATGAGCGTGTTCAAACCGCACTTACACTAGCCGATTTGTGGAATGAGGTTAAAGACAATCTAAAAAAACCGGCCTTAGCACTTTCCGGTGGACAGCAACAACGTCTTTGTATTGCCCGAACACTTGCGGTAGAACCTTCTGTAATTCTTATGGACGAACCCACCTCCGCTCTTGATCCAATTTCTACAGCAAAAATTGAGGATCTTATTTTTCAGCTACGAGAAAAATATACTATTGTAATTGTAACGCACAATATGCAACAAGCCGGTAGGATTAGTGATGAAACAGCTTTCTTTTACATGGGCAAATTAATCGAAAACGGACCAACACAAAAAATATTTACAAATCCCGAAAATGAACGTACTGAGAATTACATCAGCGGCCGATTCGGATAA
- the pstC gene encoding phosphate ABC transporter permease subunit PstC, which yields MKVREQIIEQLLRLSAAITILTTIGIILVLAIEAFSFFSEVSIVEFLTDPEWTPLFTNKHFGIMPLLVGTLLTTFIAIAVALPIGLTVAIYLSEYAPKGFRKTLKPLLELLAAVPTVVYGFFALMVVTPILQQFIPGMSGFSALSAGIVMGIMIIPFISSLSEDALNAVPKALREAAYGMGSTRLQTAFRVAVPAASSGIVVSIILAISRAVGETMIVAIAAGQQPRLTLDPTVPIETITAYIVQVSLGDVPHGSLEYKTIFAAGITLFVFTLMLNTVSFWIRKKYQQKYE from the coding sequence ATGAAAGTTAGAGAGCAAATAATAGAACAGCTGCTAAGATTGAGCGCAGCCATTACCATCCTAACCACCATTGGGATCATATTGGTGCTCGCTATTGAAGCATTTAGTTTTTTTTCTGAAGTATCCATCGTTGAATTTTTAACCGACCCGGAATGGACACCCCTATTTACCAATAAACATTTTGGGATAATGCCACTATTGGTTGGCACATTACTTACAACTTTCATTGCAATTGCCGTTGCCCTTCCAATTGGTTTAACGGTTGCCATTTACCTAAGCGAATATGCTCCAAAGGGATTTAGAAAAACTCTAAAGCCATTATTAGAATTGTTGGCCGCCGTTCCCACTGTAGTGTATGGTTTTTTTGCTTTGATGGTGGTAACACCTATCCTTCAACAATTTATTCCCGGTATGAGCGGGTTCAGTGCGCTTTCTGCCGGCATTGTTATGGGCATTATGATTATCCCATTTATTTCTTCATTAAGTGAAGATGCACTAAATGCTGTACCTAAAGCACTAAGAGAAGCCGCTTATGGAATGGGATCAACAAGACTGCAAACCGCCTTTCGTGTAGCTGTTCCTGCTGCATCATCGGGAATAGTAGTATCTATAATCCTAGCTATTTCCAGAGCCGTAGGTGAAACAATGATCGTAGCCATTGCTGCCGGACAACAACCTCGATTAACATTGGATCCGACAGTTCCAATTGAAACCATTACTGCATACATTGTGCAAGTAAGCTTGGGTGATGTGCCTCACGGATCGCTGGAATACAAAACTATATTCGCAGCAGGAATAACATTGTTTGTGTTCACTTTAATGTTAAACACCGTTAGCTTTTGGATAAGAAAAAAATATCAGCAGAAGTATGAATAG
- the pstA gene encoding phosphate ABC transporter permease PstA yields the protein MNRAKRNKLKDQIFMVWGLGSTLLALLLLVLFIGDILVDGIMRIDWDFLTSLPSRKPEKAGIWTAMMGSIWILGLTAVIAFPIGAAAGIYLEEYGKKSRFANILEINISNLAGVPSIIYGLLGLEIFVRIMNLGASVLAGSLTLSLLILPIIIVATRESIKAVPSTIKEASFAMGATKWQTIWHQTLPASIGGILTGVILALSRAVGETAPLIVIGALAYVPFAPQSPMDEFSVLPMQIFNWISRPQHGFITNAAAAIIILLVITFVMNGIAVYFRNRWQKNINL from the coding sequence ATGAATAGAGCTAAAAGGAATAAACTGAAAGACCAAATCTTCATGGTGTGGGGGTTGGGAAGCACATTGCTTGCCTTGCTTTTGCTGGTTCTTTTTATTGGGGATATTTTGGTTGATGGAATAATGAGAATAGATTGGGACTTTCTTACCTCTCTCCCTTCTCGTAAACCGGAAAAAGCCGGTATTTGGACAGCAATGATGGGGTCTATATGGATATTAGGCCTAACAGCAGTCATCGCATTTCCGATAGGTGCTGCAGCAGGAATATACCTGGAAGAATATGGTAAGAAGTCTAGATTTGCAAACATACTGGAGATCAATATTTCTAATTTGGCAGGCGTACCTTCCATCATATACGGTTTGCTTGGTTTAGAAATCTTTGTACGTATAATGAATTTAGGCGCAAGTGTATTAGCGGGCAGTTTAACCCTTTCACTACTTATTCTGCCAATTATTATTGTGGCAACGAGAGAATCTATAAAAGCGGTGCCATCAACAATTAAGGAGGCATCTTTTGCAATGGGTGCAACTAAATGGCAGACTATTTGGCACCAGACCTTACCTGCTTCAATTGGAGGTATTTTAACAGGGGTTATCCTGGCGTTATCGAGAGCAGTTGGAGAAACGGCACCTTTAATTGTAATTGGCGCATTGGCATACGTACCATTTGCACCTCAATCGCCAATGGACGAATTTTCTGTTTTGCCAATGCAAATATTTAATTGGATAAGCAGACCACAACACGGATTTATAACCAACGCAGCAGCAGCCATTATAATTCTGCTTGTAATCACATTCGTAATGAATGGCATAGCAGTTTACTTTAGAAACCGATGGCAGAAAAATATTAATTTGTAA